TTTCGCCGCCGCGTAGCCCGCAACCTGGGTCAGGCCCATGAAGGTGGCCATGGAGGCGATGAAAAGGACGCTGCCGTGGCCGCGCTCCACCATGCCGGGGGCAAAGGCCTTCGTCATGAGAAAGGACCCTTTGAGATGCGTGTTCAGAACCTTCTCGAAATCTTCCAGAGCCGTGTCGAGGAAAAACTGCTTGTGATGGTTGCCCGCGTTGTTCACCAGAATGGAGACGGGGCCCCACTGCTTCGTCACGCGCTCCGCGAAACTTCCGCTTTCTCCGGCGCTGGTGACGTCTCCCGTCACATAAGCAGCCGATTTGCCCAGCTCCTCCACGGCTTTTTTCAGCAGTTCCTCCCGACGGCCGGAAATGACCACCTTAGCACCGGCCTCCGTCATGGACTTCGCGATGCCGAACCCAATGCCCGTGGCGCCTCCCGTCACAAGCGCGACCTCACCCTCCAGAGAAAAACGACTCGCAAAACCGCCCTCGCCCGCAACACTTCCACCGTTCACCATTTCTGCCCCTCCTTTATTAAAGCTCAGAGGGACGGAGCCCGCCCCGCCCCTCTGCAATTCCTCCGAAATCAGGCCGCTTTTTTCACGTACAGCTCCAGAATCTTCAGCACCAGCTCCGTGCCCTTCTCCAGAGAGGGGACGGGGATGAACTCGAAGCGTCCGTGGTAGTTGTGCCCCCCGGTGAAGAGGTTCGGGGTGATCAGGCCGCGCCAGGAGAGCGCCGCTCCGTCGGTGCCGCCCCGCATGGGGACGATGAAGGGTTCGATACCCAGCTCACGCATGGCCGCAAGGGCCGTCTCGACGATGTGCTCGTGCCCCTTCACCTTATCGGCCATGTTCCGGTACTGGTCCCGCAGAGAGAGCGTAAACCGGTCTCCGCCGTATTTGTCCTTCATCCAGTTCACGGCCTTCTCCATGAATTGCTTCCGCGCCTCGAAGCGGGGCGTGTCGTGGTCACGGATGAGAAACTTCAGCGTCGCCGCCTCGGTGGTTCCCTGAAAGCTGAGGCAGTGATAGTATCCCTCGTAGCCCTCCGTATGCTCAGGGGTCTCCGCGGGGGGGAAGAGGGCGCAGAACTCCCGCCCCATGGTGACGGCGTTCAGCATCAGCCCCTTGGACTTGCCGGGATGTACCGCCCGACCCTTTATGGTCACGGTGGCGTTGGCGGCGTTGAAGTTCTCCCAGCAGGCCTCCCCCACCGCTCCGCCGTCCAGCGTGTAGGCAAAGTCCGCCCCGAATTTTTCGATGTCCAGCAGTTTCGCCAGGTGCCCCACTTCCTCGTCCGGGGTGAAGGCGAGCTTCACGTCCCCGTGTTCGATCTCCGGGTGCTGCAGCAGCCAGTCCACCGCGCCGACAATCTCCGCCACTCCCGCCTTGTTGTCCGCTCCCAGCAGGGTGGTCCCGTCCGTCACGACGATGTCCTGTCCCTTATAATCTTCGAGATACGGAAAATCCCCGGGAGAAAGAACGACGTTCTCCTTTTCGCTGAGGACGATGTCGCCGCCCTGATAGTTTTTCACCACCCGGGGCTTCACGTCTTTGCCCGTCACCTCGGTGGCCGTGTCCAGGTGGGCCACGAAACCCACTGCCGGAACCTTCTTTTTCTTCGCGGCGTCCGCCACGTTGGAGGGCAGAGTCGCCGTGACGTAGGCGTGTTCCGTCACCTCCACATCCTTCAGTCCCAGAGCCTTCAGCTCTTCACCCAGCGCCTTCGCCAGGACCAGCTGTCCCGGCGAGCTGGGCACCGTCGAGGCCCCGTCCACGGACTGCGTATCATAAGTTACATACTTCAAAAAACGTTCCAGCGTCGAATACATCGTGAACTGTCCCCTTCCGTTTTCTGCGGTGATGATTTGTACCTGCGTCCTATTTTACCGCTTCTGCTCCGCCGCAGATTCAGGATTATAACCCTTTTTATCGTCGGCCTCATCGTCCATGTCAAAACCACCTTCGAGCAGGAACTTACGCAGAAACCCATCCAGCAGATTATTCACCTTGAACACTGAAATCGTGATGCCTTGCTGCTTCTCAAAGAAAGCACGAGCCTTTGCCTTATCCACTGTGCCTTTCAGGGTGTCAAAGCGTCCATATTCATTGATGTTGGCCTCAGTCAGCTTCAAGTCCATCAAGCTGCGGAGTTTCATCTCATCCAAACCGAGCGCGACGGCCATACGGTGAATCTGGTCAGCCTTTGCCCGTGCCTGATATTCTGTGATGTAGTCGCGCAGC
This DNA window, taken from Synergistaceae bacterium, encodes the following:
- a CDS encoding glucose 1-dehydrogenase yields the protein MVNGGSVAGEGGFASRFSLEGEVALVTGGATGIGFGIAKSMTEAGAKVVISGRREELLKKAVEELGKSAAYVTGDVTSAGESGSFAERVTKQWGPVSILVNNAGNHHKQFFLDTALEDFEKVLNTHLKGSFLMTKAFAPGMVERGHGSVLFIASMATFMGLTQVAGYAAAKSAIGGMVRVLAAEFGEKGVRVNAIAPGWIHSELMHKAVNDDPPRKAKILGRTPMNRFGDPSDIGDAAVYLSSPAASFVTGVILPVDGGAVIGF
- the pepT gene encoding peptidase T → MYSTLERFLKYVTYDTQSVDGASTVPSSPGQLVLAKALGEELKALGLKDVEVTEHAYVTATLPSNVADAAKKKKVPAVGFVAHLDTATEVTGKDVKPRVVKNYQGGDIVLSEKENVVLSPGDFPYLEDYKGQDIVVTDGTTLLGADNKAGVAEIVGAVDWLLQHPEIEHGDVKLAFTPDEEVGHLAKLLDIEKFGADFAYTLDGGAVGEACWENFNAANATVTIKGRAVHPGKSKGLMLNAVTMGREFCALFPPAETPEHTEGYEGYYHCLSFQGTTEAATLKFLIRDHDTPRFEARKQFMEKAVNWMKDKYGGDRFTLSLRDQYRNMADKVKGHEHIVETALAAMRELGIEPFIVPMRGGTDGAALSWRGLITPNLFTGGHNYHGRFEFIPVPSLEKGTELVLKILELYVKKAA